Proteins encoded together in one Quercus lobata isolate SW786 chromosome 3, ValleyOak3.0 Primary Assembly, whole genome shotgun sequence window:
- the LOC115979419 gene encoding chitinase-like protein 1 has protein sequence MLLAKMEYKWSLIILAFVVVPVNCNYSSLEKCYHCPTNPEASTQGRHLEGMSGTKQCCKGEVHEYFKSTHYKKTISKGNSVEVQESSSHEEYHSFISACAHYQPYGFGNTYINGNFFGDMEVAAFLAHLDSTIYCGNQVATMEQLAQGSCYNNEMNFNLNYCDEHYTNIYPCAPGVAYYGRGFLPIYWNYNYGKASKDLNVDLLSHPEYIDQNTTLAFQVSLWRWMTPIKENQPSAHNVFIGYLEPTKNDTSTNGVSGFGATMKVLYGDLVCGQDDNESMNNIISNYLHYLDTMGVAQEEARSYEVLSCAKQIASNPPFSSYP, from the exons ATGTTACTTGCAAAAATGGAGTACAAATGGTCTTTGATAATATTGGCATTTGTAGTAGTGCCTGTGAATTGTAACTATTCTTCACTGGAGAAATGTTATCACTGCCCTACCAATCCAGAGGCTTCAACCCAAGGCCGTCATTTGGAGGGGATGTCAGGTACCAAACAATGCTGTAAAGGGGAAGTTCATGAGTACTTCAAGAGCACCCATTATAAGAAAACCATCTCAAAAGGTAACTCGGTTGAGGTCCAAGAAAGCAGCTCCCACGAGGAGTACCACTCATTTATCTCTGCCTGTGCTCACTACCAGCCCTATGGCTTTGGTAATACCTACATCAACGGGAACTTCTTTGGAGACATGGAAGTCGCAGCTTTTCTTGCCCATCTTGACAGCACAATTTACT GTGGAAATCAAGTGGCCACCATGGAACAATTAGCCCAGGGTTCATGCTACAATAACGAAATGAATTTCAACTTGAATTACTGTGATGAACACTACACAAATATTTATCCTTGTGCACCTGGAGTTGCATACTATGGTCGAGGTTTTCTACCTATTTATTG GAACTACAATTATGGAAAAGCAAGTAAAGATTTGAATGTTGATTTGTTGAGCCATCCAGAATATATTGACCAAAATACGACCTTGGCCTTCCAAGTTTCACTTTGGAGGTGGATGACACCAATTAAGGAGAACCAGCCTTCAGCACACAATGTCTTTATTGGTTACTTGGAACCCACCAAGAATGACACTTCAACCAATGGAGTTTCTGGTTTTGGTGCCACCATGAAGGTACTTTACGGAGATCTTGTTTGTGGTCAAGATGATAATGAGTCCATGAATAACATCATCTCTAATTACCTACATTACCTTGATACAATGGGTGTTGCTCAAGAAGAAGCAAGATCTTATGAAGTGCTTAGTTGTGCTAAGCAGATTGCTTCCAATCCACCATTTTCCTCGTATCCTTAA
- the LOC115981844 gene encoding sec-independent protein translocase protein TATA, chloroplastic, translating into MEISSICLSPVSTSIPRVTPPSLPFSSSNSTFFTSNATLTFFNKTKPNSNTLVLGGATTRIRVERARKGLTCNALFGLGVPELAVIAGVAALVFGPKKLPEVGKSIGKTVKSFQQAAKEFESELKKEPDSITEPPVEKPTAVSEEEKQDIKVSSTKESV; encoded by the exons atggaGATCTCATCTATTTGTCTCTCTCCAGTCTCTACTTCCATTCCAAGAGTAACCCCACCTTCTCTCCCCTTCTCTTCTTCCAACTCCACCTTCTTCACCAGCAATGCCACCCTCACTTTCTTCAACAAAACCAAGCCCAACAGCAACACTCTGGTACTGGGTGGAGCTACAACCAGGATCAGAGTTGAGAGAGCAAGAAAGGGTCTGACTTGTAACGCTTTGTTCGGTCTTGGAGTGCCTGAGCTGGCTGTTATTGCTGGTGTTGCAGCTCTGGTTTTTGGGCCCAAGAAGTTGCCTGAAGTAGGAAAGAGTATTGGCAAGACTGTCAAGAGCTTCCAACAG GCAGCAAAAGAGTTTGAGTCTGAGCTTAAAAAAGAACCTGATTCCATAACAGAGCCTCCTGTCGAGAAACCTACGGCTGTCAGTGAAGAGGAGAAACAAGATATCAAGGTTTCAAGCACAAAGGAGAGTGTATGA